In Zingiber officinale cultivar Zhangliang chromosome 1A, Zo_v1.1, whole genome shotgun sequence, the DNA window AACACTTGCTCTTCTTCGCCGTCTCAGCTTCCAAACTTTGACGCCACTCCAGTCTCACACACCCGCATCCCTCTTTCCTCACTCTATATAAACGTCTCTCCAGGTTGCACCTTCTTCTtcgttctcttttcttctctttgctTGCTTCAAGCCTCCAACAATTCTCCCACACTCCTCAGATTCCTCCATCAGGAATCAATTTCATCGAGATCGAGCGACGACTCCAATCATGGCCGTGGATGCAGTGGTTCCTTCCGACGATGGCGGAGAGACGCCGCCGCCCACACAGCAACCGTCACCTTCACCGCCGCAAGGCTACCAGTTGGAATCGTGGGCCAAGGGGAAGCGGTCCAAGCGCCCCCGCACCTCCAACTCCCCCTCCGCCTCCGACGAGTCGATAACCGAACACCGCGCACGCTCCGATGAGGAGCACCTCGCCCTTTGTCTCTTGATGCTCTCCCGCGGCGTTCGGGGATCTACTCTCCTCTCGGTGCCCCAGTTGCAGCTGGGGGACACCGCTCGACGAGATCTCGCGGTGACCCAGCCGCCGAGGACTCCACAATCCTACGAGTGCTCCGTCTGCGGCAAGGCGTTCCCATCTTACCAGGCGCTCGGCGGCCACAAGACCCGCCACCGCAAGCCCGTAGCCCCGACAGCGGAGGTGGTTTCCACATCGGCCATCGGTGCCGTAAGAGGAGGGAGGGCGCACTCGTGCGCGGTGTGCCACAAATCGTTCTCTACAGGGCAGGCGCTGGGCGGCCACATGAGGTGCCACTACGAAGGCGTGATAAATGGCAACGCCGCCGCGATCGGGGCCGCGAAGGCAGCGTCCTCCTCCTCCGCGGCTAGCTCCGGTAGGAACCTGACGCTGGAtctgaatctgctgtctctggcGATGTCGAGGGCTGTGGGTGGAAGGCGGAACAGGCCgaagaagaaggggaaagaggaggaggaggtgctCAGCCCACTGGCGTTGACAACAAAAAAACCGCGGCCGTTGACGCCATCCGAAGGCGGCGTGGTTAATATGCAGAAAGAGGAGGAGTCGTTGAGCCCATTGGCGTTGACGATGATGCCTTCCCTCTCGACGTCGAAAGACGGCGGCGTCGAATTGCCGTCGCCGACCCTAAATTGGTTCAGTTTCATCTAATTTGCCATCTGTGACTGTTTATGACAAATTGAAGAATCGTTAGAATTAGGATTTGTAATTGTTCTTTATTTGTTAATCTCCCGTTCATTGTTTACTGTAACACGATGCCTTCGATTCTTATGCGTGTTACGGATGAAGAGAACGAAGATAAGAATTGAAGCATGATAAAAATTCGTGGCGTGCGAAAGCGGAAATTAGAGGAGTGGTTGGGTTGGGtttggaaggaaggaaggaaggaaggaaggaagaagcGGAAATTAGAGTGGTTGGGTTGGGTTGGGtttggaagaaagaagaaaggagaagcGAAGGCAGTGAACGCCAGGCCAGGCCAGGCGAGGCAGGCAGGATTAGAACGGGAAAGTAGGGAAATCAATAGCGTGGGGGAGTGGGAAGTTGCGGTTGCCTTAATCGTGGAATCAAACCTTCTTCTGGAATTCAACGTCCAACGTTTTGTTTCCTCAAAAACAACTAGTATCCTATTTGATCTCTAATACGTGGATGGTTAGGTTACTCGAAAGATTATGATAAAGGTATCGGCCGGTTAATCTACATGATTAGAGTTTCTTGGACGGCAAAAATTGGATCATGGATCTTCACTGTAGCAATTGGCATGGACAAATTTGACACGATGTAAGTCAATCTAGACCATGCCGAACTGATTCAGATCTTGCTGGGTCGGGGTTAGGTGCAGTGGGTGTTTTAGTTGTGATGAAAATTTTGACTCCATTTTTAAGGGAGCCGAACCTAACGAACGTGCTTACATGGCGCGACCCATGCGGCTTTGGGTGGGATTTGGGCGCGGGCAGGAGTTGGATTGTTGAAACCCCTGCCCGTGTGCGTTTTGGGAAAAGTAACGTCGCTGGTCCGACACCTTCAACGTCACGGTGGGGGAGAGGGGAGGGGACTGGGGAAGGGAGGGGAGGGGAAGAGGGGAGTGGAATTGGAACTTGGAAGTATCCGATCTAGGGTTTCATTCACAAGGCGAATCCTCGAGATCCTGGCCCCCCCATTTGGGTCCTTCACTCCTTTCGTCCTAGGAAGCAAAGGTAGCGTCTCTTCGCTTCGTGGTCATCGACGGCTTCCCTCATCTCGTCTAGATATCCAAAATTTGTTCTTTTTTGCTTGTGTTTTAGTGCTATAGTAGACCTCGTCGAGAATTACATTGGGATCTACGACATCGTATGTACTGCTCGTTCGTTAGCAGAGATCGGAGGTAACTACGCTGGGTCCGGCGGCACCATTGTTTTTTGGAGAAACTTGGGGATTGTGCCTTGGGCAATAGCTTCATATTTTAGGAGTAACTTGGGGGGTGCGCCCTGCGCTCCTTTGGCGTTTTGGTAGTACCGGTTGAATTCTACACTGTTCTGCTTTCTAGTGGTTTTTGCTGGTTCAATCTGCTTCTTTCTTGAATGCGGTGATTTAATAATTTGACCGAGCTGCACATGAAGAGTTCAATGAGCATGGTTAACCTCCATATCTGTTTATGGTTCAAGGGAATAGGCTTTTCGATCTCTTGTCTTGTTGCTCAAGTTATTTTCTTTATCAGCgtgcaaaatttaaaattcttaaatttCATTGATGTCGTGTTGGTTAATGCTACAAATTGTCTGCGGGAGTTTGATTTGTATGAGAACCAACCGTTCATTTTTtatgattatattttgcttttccCCTTGCAGGCCTTAAAATTGGGCCCTAATCCACTGCTATATTTATTGCTGAAATCTTGAAATTTGAAGTTTTACAAGGACTTCTTTTCCTTCCAAGCTTGTATTCGATCACACTATACCTGTAATTCTGACTTGCCACTGAGCTTGAATTGATACAATGAGAGCACATGAACGAGTTGTAAACTTTTCTCTTTTAGGTATGTTGCCTTTGGTTTTGCTCTTTTCTCTGTAACTTGCATATTGAAAGTTTTACTCTCCTGTTAATTCTTATTCGGAAACTTTGTTTAGTTATGGTCTATCAATCTTTTAGAAtgctttatatttatattttaaaattttcattacaGGCTTGACTTTAGCACCACTTTTTGTGAAGGTAAATCCCAATGTCAATGTAATTTTGACAGCATGTCTAACTGTTTATGTGGGTTGCTATCGGTCAGTCAAGCCAACACCACCTTCAGTGAGTACTCTGTCTATTTTTAGTGGCTAAATATAACTTGCTTGTAGTGTTTGTTGGATTATATTAGTAACTATATAATATTATAACATGAAATATCTGCAGGAGACGATGTCAAATGAATATGCCATGCGATTTCCTTTTGTTGGAAGTGCAATGCTGTTGTCACTGTTTCTTCTTTTCAAGTTCTTCTCCAAAGATCTAGTTAATGCAGTACTGACATGTTACTTCTTTGTTCTTGGGATCTTGGCTCTTTCGTATGTAACTGCCATTTTATTTGAGATGAGATCTGTCTTGATGATATTTACTATTATTATAGCTAAGAGCACCTCAATCGTTACTAAAACTGGTATGCAGGGCAACATTATTACCAGCAATCAAACATTTTCTCCCAAAACATTGGAATGATAACCTCATCATTTGGCGTGCTCCATATTTCCAttgtactctctctctctctctctctctagctaTTATCTTTGGTTCAATATCATGCCAAATTAGTGTATGTGTTATGTTTATTAGTTTGATATAGCTTGAgactttaaaaattgttttatgtTTGAAATGAAAAGTTCAGTACTAAAAGTCTGTCGCTAAGTATGATTGGTTGTTCACTTTTCTATATCTTGCCCTTATCCAAGAACATTCATACTTTTGGAGTTCTTTGTTGGTTAATTTCATTTAGTGCATCTACATACTCTTTAAGTTATTAAAATTCATGAGCTTTTTTATTCATTAGCTGCCATTGCACAATCCATCTGGTAACTTCTCAATTTTTGAACTATGAAATTGAAATTTCTGGATGTATTAATTTATGCTTATTCTGCAAAACAAGAAAAGTATGCTGTTGATTGTACACTATACATTTAGAAATCCAAAGTTATGGTATCATTCATCTCTCATGTCATAATGACCAACATATTTCTTGCCTTGTGTACATTTTAGAATTTTGTACTGCAACCAGATTGCAATGACTCGTGTTTAAAGAATTTAGGGATGCTATTTTTTTCCTTGAAGTATATATCTGGATTGCCCATGCCCTTGTGGTCCATGGCCATTTTTCTCCTAATTGTTTATTCAATATTCCTGGTTGCAGCTGCTTCTCTGGAATTCACCAGATCTCAGGTTGTCGCATCAATACCTGGAACTTTCTTCTGTGTCTGGTATGCTCTAAAAAAACATTGGCTCGCAAACAATATCTTGGGAATTGCATTCTGCATTCAGGTTAGTTCTTTtccaaaaacaaaaataaatttgattctTTTGTTGATTTCTATTGTTGCATGTGCTCTGTAGTGTATTGATGTGTTATTGGCTTTCTTGTCATTTTTTTGTATTCTTTGCAACTGCTTTATTTTACATAATACTTGTGCTATTGTTGTTTCTTTTTGATATTATGTTTTGTACTTCTTATATTTTACATAATACTTGTGGTTTGATTGTGAAAAGATTCTTGTCTCTGCATTTATAAACCTAGATACAACTACAATATAATTTTCTGGTTATTGCTTTTATTAATTTTCACACTTTTCACCGTTATCAAAATAAGATATTATATAAAGCAATTAcatagaaggggagccttggcgaaacggtaaagttgttgtcatgtgacgaaaaggtcacgggttcgaatcctggaaacaacctcttgcaaaaagcatggtaaggctgcgtacaatggattcttCCCCGGGACcttgcatggcgggagcttcgtgtaccgggctgccttttttttttttttaataaagcaATTACATAAATAATATTAGGCTTGGACCAGACAGATAATTatattcttgtttttttttaatttaagtagGTTCATCTTTGCTTCCTTCCACTTTTTATACTTGTCTCCTAGATGGAAGAACTATTGATGTGTCCATTCTGAGAAACATTAATATTGTATTGGAGTTGATACTTTTTTATTTTGGAATTAGTAACAGAACTACTTACCTAATTTTGTTTGTTCTTTGAATTTTCTGTCTCTGAGATGATGCTTATCAGTTTTTAGAATGGCAAAAAGATACAATATATATTCAAACAGAGTTTACCACAAACATGTTGATAGAACATCTTAATAGATTTGTTAGTAACAATTTAGCATGTTATTCAGCCATTTCTTCTGTTGCAAACATTTAGAGGTTTTTTTACTGGAAAAATGGAGTATATGTATGCCAAAATAAGATTTTCAACATGCTAATTTTTCATGTTTTCTTTCACTGCTTCCCCTGAATATGTTCTACCTTCTCCTTTTTCTCAGGGGATTGAGATGTTATCGTTGGGATCATTTAAAACTGGTGCCATTCTTTTGGTAAGA includes these proteins:
- the LOC122034101 gene encoding zinc finger protein ZAT10-like; the protein is MAVDAVVPSDDGGETPPPTQQPSPSPPQGYQLESWAKGKRSKRPRTSNSPSASDESITEHRARSDEEHLALCLLMLSRGVRGSTLLSVPQLQLGDTARRDLAVTQPPRTPQSYECSVCGKAFPSYQALGGHKTRHRKPVAPTAEVVSTSAIGAVRGGRAHSCAVCHKSFSTGQALGGHMRCHYEGVINGNAAAIGAAKAASSSSAASSGRNLTLDLNLLSLAMSRAVGGRRNRPKKKGKEEEEVLSPLALTTKKPRPLTPSEGGVVNMQKEEESLSPLALTMMPSLSTSKDGGVELPSPTLNWFSFI
- the LOC122034079 gene encoding signal peptide peptidase 2-like, whose product is MRAHERVVNFSLLGLTLAPLFVKVNPNVNVILTACLTVYVGCYRSVKPTPPSETMSNEYAMRFPFVGSAMLLSLFLLFKFFSKDLVNAVLTCYFFVLGILALSATLLPAIKHFLPKHWNDNLIIWRAPYFHSASLEFTRSQVVASIPGTFFCVWYALKKHWLANNILGIAFCIQGIEMLSLGSFKTGAILLVGLFFYDIFWVFLTPVMVSVAKSFDAPIKLIFPTSDAARPFSMLGLGDIVIPGIFVALALRFDVSRGKQIRYFNSAFLGYTIGLVLTIIVMNWFQAAQPALLYIVPGVIGFLAAHCLWNGEVKSLLEYNESQSSTEKSSSSSAEDEVTNADKKVD